Sequence from the Gemmatimonadota bacterium genome:
CGGTGGGTGCCTTCCGCCCCGATGCGCCCGCCGAGCTGGTCGAGGCGATCGATCGCTGCCTCGCCAAGGCGCCGGAGGATCGCTGGCCCGACGGCGAGTCGCTCGCCGCGGCGCTCGACGGGATGCGCCGCACGGCCCCTGAAGTCGCACCACAGGTCCGCGTCTTCCTGCAGCGGTTCGGTGCCTCGATCTTCGCGATCAGCGCCCTGACGATGGTCACGTTCCTGGTCGTGGACCGCGCCAGCAACGCCCGCAACGACGGCGACATCTTCCTCGTCGGCGTGGTCACGCTCGCGGCAGTCTGGGGACTCGTCGTGCAGGCCGGGGGCCGCGTCCGGATGCTGCTCCGTCAGGGATTCCGCTATCGCGATGTCTACGCCGCTTCCGGGGCACTGATCGCCGAGGAGACGCTCACCCGCGACGCCATCCGCGCCATGCCCGACGAGATGCATCGCCGGAAGCGCCGAATCCAGGTCGCGATCTTCTCGCTCGCGTGGGCGCCGGTGGCGACCTGGCTTGTCCGGACCTATATGCGGTTCCGGCCAGTCGACCGACCACTGATGTGGCAGGTCACCGCGCCCGGGCTTGTCATCGCCTTCTCCGCCGCGATCGCCTTCGGCCTCGGCGTCACCATGCTTGCCTCCGATCCGCTCAAGCCGAACCCCTTCTTGAAGATTCAGGGGCTCTTCTGGCGCGGCCCGCTCGGCCGCCTCGTCTTCCGGCTTGCCGGCTATCGGATGCCCGGCGGCGGGGACGTGGGGCTCGGCTCGACCGGGGCCGCAGGCTCGGCGCGCGTGACCGGTGCCGGACATGCCACCGCGCTGGCCGCGCTGCCGAAGGCACTCCGTCAGGGCCTCGGTGATGCCGCGCCGCGGATGGCCAAACTCGCCGAGGAACTCCCGGCGCTGCGACAGCGGGAGAACGAGCTGGTCGCGGCGATCGCCGAGGCCGGCGAGGGTGCTGGCAACGCGGAGGGGGCCGTGGCGGCGCGTCGCGAGGAACTCCGCCAGGAACTCGCGACGCACCTCGAGGCCACCCGCCAGCGGCAGGCCCAGATCAGCGACGCCCTCGAGCTCGCGCGCCTCGAGCTGGTCCGCCTCCGCACCGGCCTCGGCTCGGCCGACGCGGTCCGTCGGGCTCTGGAGCTCTAGTGCCCCCCGAATACCGCTCCCTCGTCGTCCCCAGGCACGCCAGAATTGGCGTGGTGGGCGATCCGGCCACCTCCACCGAGGCCTGGCTGATCCTCCATGGCTACGGCATGATGGCGCAGGGGATCCTGCACTGGTTCGAGGCCGCCGAGCGGCCCGGACGCGTCCTGGTGGCGCCTGAGGGGCTCTCTCGCTTCTACCAGGAGCGGAATGGCATCCGGACAGTGGGGGCGTCGTGGATGACGCGGGAGGACCGCGACCACGAGCTGGAGGACCAGCAGGGGTACCTGGACCGGGTGGTCGAGGAGGTCATTGGCCACATCCCTTGGCTCGAGGTCCACGGCTTCTCGCAGGGCGTGGCGGCGGCGAGTCGGTGGGTGGCGCGGGGCGTTCGGCCGGTGGCTCGGCTGGTCTGCTGGGGCGGGACAGTCGCCCCCGAGGTCGATCCGCTGGCGCTCAGCCGAGCGGTGCAGGGCGCCCCGATCGAGATGATTGTGGGAAACCGCGACAAGTGGGTGGCACCTG
This genomic interval carries:
- a CDS encoding serine/threonine protein kinase, whose product is MADLATELQQALGDDYVLDRELGRGGMGAVWLARDAHLHRSVAIKVLPPELATQHDLRERFLRETRMAASFSHPHIVPVHAVEERGGMLAFVMGFVDGESLGARVRRAGPVPVQEAVRLLQEVAWALSYAHGRGVVHRDVKPDNILIERATQRALVTDFGIARSTTAAPADGLTRVGEVVGTPHFMSPEQAAGDVLDGRSDLYSLGIVGFFALTGRLPFEGSTPTSLLAMHLTQAPPSVGAFRPDAPAELVEAIDRCLAKAPEDRWPDGESLAAALDGMRRTAPEVAPQVRVFLQRFGASIFAISALTMVTFLVVDRASNARNDGDIFLVGVVTLAAVWGLVVQAGGRVRMLLRQGFRYRDVYAASGALIAEETLTRDAIRAMPDEMHRRKRRIQVAIFSLAWAPVATWLVRTYMRFRPVDRPLMWQVTAPGLVIAFSAAIAFGLGVTMLASDPLKPNPFLKIQGLFWRGPLGRLVFRLAGYRMPGGGDVGLGSTGAAGSARVTGAGHATALAALPKALRQGLGDAAPRMAKLAEELPALRQRENELVAAIAEAGEGAGNAEGAVAARREELRQELATHLEATRQRQAQISDALELARLELVRLRTGLGSADAVRRALEL
- a CDS encoding esterase, giving the protein MPPEYRSLVVPRHARIGVVGDPATSTEAWLILHGYGMMAQGILHWFEAAERPGRVLVAPEGLSRFYQERNGIRTVGASWMTREDRDHELEDQQGYLDRVVEEVIGHIPWLEVHGFSQGVAAASRWVARGVRPVARLVCWGGTVAPEVDPLALSRAVQGAPIEMIVGNRDKWVAPEAVAADVDKLVAAGCPARLHGFDGGHRVDNGVLAHLELLAAP